The DNA sequence ACACTGCAACCCCCAACAAGCCAACAACGCCTGCTGTAAGCAGCCAAAGGCTGCGTTTTGCTTGTTTGAGTTGGGTGATTTTGAGGGATTTTTCGCTGCGTAAGAGCGCATTTTCCTGTTCTTGGCGTTCACTTTCATACTGCAACTTCAACTGATTCAGCTGTTTGTATTTTTCCTCCGAAAAAATAGAATCTTTGACAGCCACATAGCGCTTATAAAAAGCCAATGCCTCCGCCGTATTCCCCACGGCTTGGTATATATCGGCCAGCAAGCGGTAGCTCTCTCTAACGATTTCGCGGTAGCCTTCGGTCTGGGCTATTTGCAATGCTTTTTGTATATTGTAGTTGGCCAAGAACCAATCATTGGTTTCAAAATGCAGCAGGGCTATCTGTTGATGGTTCATTGCTATCCAATAACGCGACTGAATTTGTTCGGCAAACAATAGCGCTTTTTGGTAGGCTGTCAGGCTTTCTGTATATGCCTTTTGTTTTTGGTATACATTGCCTATCGAATGATAATTCATTCCGAGACCGCCAAGATCCTGTAGCTGTCCATAGGTATTGATGGACTGGTCAAAATAATACAGCGCTGAGTCCGTTTGCCCCTTACGCTCTAAAGCGCGGCCTAGGCAGTTTTGTGCATAGGCCATATAGCGCGTATGTTGTGCCTCTTTTGCTTTGAGCAACCCCTGCCGACAATAGTGTAACGCTAGACTATCTTCCTGACAATCTAGGTATACCAAGCCAATATTGACCATTGCCATACTAATCCTGCCTTTGTTTTGAATACGCTCAAAGTATTCTAAGGCTTTTAGGTAGTGGTGTAGCGCCTTGCGATAGTCGGTTTGTGCCCAGTAGATGGCTCCCATATTGTGGTGTCGCAGCGCAATAAAAACCTCTGCCTCGGGGAAAGCCGAATCAGCTTGGTATATCTGATGCCCCAATTCCATACAATTTTCATAATACCGCAGTGCTTCGGGGAGTTTGCCCCATTGCCAATAGTTATAGGCTATATCAGACATCAAGGCAGCCAAGTCCATCTGTAGTTGTAGATTGCCGGGATTGTCTTTGACAAGTTTCTGCCTGATTTTGAGCGCCTTGCGGTAATATGCCAAGGCGCCAGCCCAGTCAGGGCGGCTTACTTTGGCGTGTAGGTCTCCCCATACTGTATAGGCGGTAGCTTCGGCCTCCCAATCCTT is a window from the Eisenibacter elegans DSM 3317 genome containing:
- a CDS encoding tetratricopeptide repeat protein, with protein sequence MHRLTIYRYLLMLFLVEMLFWGVSNRLQAQNTHPVLDSLRELLHNSTDQRTRLQLFNALARAHNTHDPSSKAINYARKAVALAQELKDWEAEATAYTVWGDLHAKVSRPDWAGALAYYRKALKIRQKLVKDNPGNLQLQMDLAALMSDIAYNYWQWGKLPEALRYYENCMELGHQIYQADSAFPEAEVFIALRHHNMGAIYWAQTDYRKALHHYLKALEYFERIQNKGRISMAMVNIGLVYLDCQEDSLALHYCRQGLLKAKEAQHTRYMAYAQNCLGRALERKGQTDSALYYFDQSINTYGQLQDLGGLGMNYHSIGNVYQKQKAYTESLTAYQKALLFAEQIQSRYWIAMNHQQIALLHFETNDWFLANYNIQKALQIAQTEGYREIVRESYRLLADIYQAVGNTAEALAFYKRYVAVKDSIFSEEKYKQLNQLKLQYESERQEQENALLRSEKSLKITQLKQAKRSLWLLTAGVVGLLGVAVLLLYSRQFLQKTRRKLQLQNEEIAQQAEELQMQAQALAEVNEVKDRLFSIIAHDLRSPLAQLEGVLGLVQNQRLSAEELQFLLPRINQNVRYTTDLTNNLLHWAKSQLQGIVTDPEVFDLHEIVQANIRLFEQVAQQKGLRLEAHITAPSLAYADRDMIALVLRNLISNALKFSRQGGVVSLQATPLVEAWQITIQDSGVGISLEQQTHLFSLKVGSTLGTAQEKGTGLGLHLCQTFVKQNGGYIGCKSTPGEGSEFYFTVPRANLTAPQNGQSQHHPTTNPSAEIHPLG